A genomic stretch from Anoplolepis gracilipes chromosome 16, ASM4749672v1, whole genome shotgun sequence includes:
- the Bcs1 gene encoding mitochondrial chaperone BCS1: MTFIEYIQTLSDNPYFGAGFGLFGLGAGAALLRKGAQFGAVLFRRHYMITLEVPCRDKSYQWLLQWITHKGAQKTQHLSVETSFELKETGHVKTKYDFIPSIGTHFFRYKGNWIKVERTREQQTLDLHMGIPWETVQMTAFGKDKSIYFSILEEARQMALKEHEGKTIMYTAMGSEWRQFGHARKKRPLESVVLDTGVSERIINDCQEFIDNPSWYSERGIPYRRGYLLHGPPGCGKSSYITALAGELERGICVLNLSERGLTDDRLNHLLAVAPQQTIILLEDIDAAFNSREESKEVKAAYDGLNKVTFSGLLNCLDGVASTEARILFMTTNYLDRLDPALVRPGRVDVREYIGWCSTSQVEQMFLRFYKEPGKDSGVLAKNFADNVMSFKRDVSPAQIQGYFMFYKNNPGAVINNVTQIWELT, from the exons ATGACATTTATTGAATACATACAAACTTTATCCGATAATCCCTACTTTGGTGCTGGTTTTGGTCTTTTTGGACTTGGAGCTGGAGCCGCTTTATTGAGAAAGGGAGCACAGTTTGGAGCTGTACTATTCAg acgGCATTACATGATTACTCTGGAAGTGCCATGTCGCGATAAAAGTTATCAGTGGCTTCTGCAATGGATCACGCATAAAGGTGCACAAAAGACGCAACATCTATCTGTGGAGACCAGCTTTGAATTGAAAGAAACTGGTCATGTGAAAACTAAATATGACTTTATTCCAAGTATAGGTACTCATTTTTTCAG ATATAAAGGGAATTGGATAAAGGTTGAAAGAACAAGGGAGCAACAGACTTTAGATCTACACATGGGTATACCATGGGAAACCGTACAAATGACCGCGTTCGGCAAAGACAAaagcatatattttagtattctTGAAGAAG CCAGACAGATGGCTTTGAAAGAGCACGAGGGAAAGACTATAATGTACACTGCCATGGGAAGCGAATGGCGACAGTTTGGACATGCCAGGAAGAAGAGACCATTAGAATCTGTCGTTTTGGATACTGGCGTTTCCGAGAGAATAATAAACGATTGTCAAGAATTCATTGATAATCCGTCATGGTACAGTGAAAGAG gTATTCCATATCGCCGAGGCTATTTGTTACATGGACCTCCCGGATGCGGAAAGTCTTCATACATTACCGCGTTGGCCGGGGAATTGGAGCGCGGTATTTGCGTTTTAAACTTATCCGAGAGAGGTCTAACAGATGACagattaaatcatttattagcAGTAGCGCCACAACAGACTATTATCCTACTCGAGGATATTGACGCTGCTTTTAACAGTAGAGAAGAATCTAAAGAAG TTAAAGCAGCATACGATGGTCTCAATAAAGTAACATTTAGCGGTTTATTGAACTGCTTGGATGGTGTAGCCTCCACAGAAGCTAggatattatttatgacaaCTAATTATTTGGATAGATTAGATCCTGCACTTGTTAGACCAGGCAGAGTTGATGTCAGAGAATATATTG GTTGGTGTAGCACAAGTCAAGTCGAACAAATGTTTCTACGATTTTACAAGGAACCGGGTAAAGATTCTGGTGTACTTGCAAAGAATTTTGCAGATAACGTTATGTCCTTTAAAAGAGATGTTAGTCCGGCACAAATTCAGGGATACTTTATGTTCTATAAGAATAATCCCGGGGCGGtcataaataatgttacaCAAATTTGGGAGCTCACATGA